TAGCCAATGGTTTTTTTGAACAAAACAGAGCAAATCAACGCTTAAATTGGCTGCACGAAAATATCCAGAACTTACTTGAGCGAGCATTTTTCAGTCATCCTGAGGTAAGCAGCTTGCTAGAAGAAGGCAAAGAAAAAGTAAAATCCGGGGAAGCAAGCCCGATGAGCCTGGCAAAGAAAGCGACTGAATTATTTCTAAAAAACTCACTATGAGATATATCCTGATTGGTATTCTGGCACTTGGCGCTTGTACCCAGCCTAAAACCGTAGAGGAAAAAGCCCTGGAATTTTCCACCAAAACTTATGAAAAGGAAGTTTGTGTAGAGGAGGATTGCAGCAAAGTGTCCGTTTCGTACCCTTGGGCGAGTGGAAGTACAGCTTCAGAAAATATTAACTCGGAAATTGAGAAACAAATATTGAGGTATTTTACGGCAGATTCTGTGGGTGGAGATCTGGAGCAAAATGCGACAAGGTACCTGAACTCATACCAGGAGTTCAAAGCAGAATTCCCAGATGCCCCGGGCGCTTGGACTGAGGAAATTGAAGCGCAGGTAAGCTATGAATCAGAAAACACCCTCAGCATTCAAATAGATGAATTCAACTTTTCCGGAGGAGCCCACCCCAATTCCAGTCAATATTTTCTGAATTTTGATAAAACTACCGGTGAACTACTTAGCAGAGATCAGGTCATATTTGATCGGGATAAAATGCTTATGCTCGCGCAGATGGAGTTTCGCAAATTCCATCAGGTGGAAGACAGCATCACATTGGAAGAGGATGGAAGATTTTTTATTCCCGAAACCGGCTTTTTCCTGCCGAATGCCATAGGTTATAGAAAAGGCAAATTTATCCTCAGCTATATCCCTTATGAAATCGGCCCCTATGTACTTGGCTATACCGAATTGGAGTTTGCCATGAAGGAAGTTAAAGGCTTTGTCAGAGAGTAACATCCTTTGTCCATGAACAATAAAGAGCCAACCGGAAATCGGTTGGCTCTTTGCTTACTGGTGAAATCTTAAATTTATTCTAGGTTGAGAATGGATTCCTGATTCTAATAGGCTAAAATTTTACTCTACTAGCATTAGAAAGAATCAAGTCGCAGCCCTTTCCAGGATTACTTCTCCCATCTTTCCAGAACTTTGCCCACACGCTCGCGTCCTACTCCATAGGCTTTGCCGTTTTCATAATCATCCACCAGCCTATCAATGTACTGCTGACTCAGGGCTGTGCTATCTTGATATTGCTCGCGGAGTTTTTCCAGTCTGCCATGAAGGTCTGCCCGTATAGCTGCGTAGGCAGGATCATCGTACACGTTTTTCAGCTCCTTAGGATCCTTTTTCCGGTCTATCAGCTCCCACTCATCTTCCACAAAATAGTAATGGATCAACTTGTAATCTTTGGTCACCAGCGCATAGTGTCTATTGACCATATGCTCTGCCGGATATTCATAATAGTGGTAGTAAACTGCATCACGAGTCCATTTATCCTCATTTCCGGTGAGCAAAGGAATCATACTTTCCCCCTGCATTTTAGCCGGTGCTTCTACTCCTGCCGCATCTAGGAATGTCTGCGCAAAGTCCAGGTTTTGCACCAATTCATCAGACTGGGTGCCCGGTTTAGTTTTGCCCGGCCAGGCTACTAGCAATGGAGTTTTAAAGGACTCATCGTAAACAAATCTCTTGTCATACCAGCCATGTTCTCCCAGGTAAAACCCTTGATCTGAAGTATAGACTATGATGGTATTCTCCATCAAATCATTGGCTTCCAAATAATCCAAAAGTCGTCCTACATTCTCATCCACAGCTTTGATAGTGCCCAGGTAATCCTGCATGTATCGCTGATATTTCCACTTCATTTTATCCTCCTCACTCATAGCTGGATAGGCTTTTTCAAACTCCTCGTTGATGGGAGTGTAATATTTCATGAAGTTTGCCCGCTGGGAATCGGTCATTCGCTTCATTTCATTTTCGAATCGAACCTTGTCCGGGCCAATCTCGGAAATCCCCAATTTATCCATGACCTCAGGAAACACCTTGTTGTCGCCCGACCAACCCATGTGATCAAGAATATTCATTTCAGCCTCGGCAGCTGCGCTGGTTCTTCCCGAGTAATCATCAAATAATGTCTCTGGCTCAGGAAAGGACTTTTGGGTAAACTCCTCCATGTGACGCTCCGCCATATACCAGGCACGATGTGGGGCCTTATGCAGGTACATCAGCAAAAATGGATCTTCCTTTTTTCTGTCCTTTTCCAGCCAATCTAAAGTCATGTCTGTAATGACATCCGTGACATAGCCTTCAGTTTGGATTCGGCCTTCATTCTTGGTGATAAAAGCAGGATTGTAGTAATCTCCTTGTCCGGGAAGGATTTTAAATTCATCAAATCCCTTAGGGTTATTGCCAAAGTGAAGTTTTCCAAACATGGCTGTTTGATACCCTGCATTTTGCAAAAGCTGGGGGAAAGTCACATTGGTCGTGTCAAAAGGATAGTGATTGTCCACTTTGCCATTCAGGTGCGAGTGCAAACCGGTGAGAATGGTAGCTCTCGAGGGAGCACAAATGGAGTTGGTCACAGAAGCCTCCGTAAATAGAATCCCCATGTCAGCGATTCGATCTATGTTTGGGGTTTCGATCAGACTATTGTCATAGGCCGAAATCGCCTGGTAAGCATGATCATCAGACATGATGAAAATGATATTCGGGCGCTCCGGTTTGTTCTCTTCTGTAGTTTGCTGGCAAGCCGAAAAAAGCCAGGTTCCAAATAATAGCAAAAATGCCGATTGGGTATATTTCATGTGTTTATAAATTTTTTTAAGGTCACATGGAATCTTCGCATGAATTATAATCATCCCTCTGTGTGTCGCTTCGGGTCATGCTTGATTTCATAAGTTGGATATGGATAAATCCGTGTTTGGTTACTTTAATTATTCTTTTTGATTTATGTATCACCGCTTTTATACCAATAAGGAGCCAAAAGCACTATAGGATTTACTTAACGCTAGTAGTCAGGCCGATTGGGTAAAGCGTCACTCGTGCTGAGCGAAGCCGAAGCATAGGTTTTCTGACCAGGTAAGCAAGGGCTTTTTGCTTCCTGGCATCATTCCCTAATCGTATGTTATTCTTTATTTGTCAATTCTCTCCCTTCAAATATTTTATCCAAAAGCTCCTTGTTTTTAGCTCCTGCATAAGCTTGGTTTTGCTGAAGGTAATCCAAATACTCATCTAGGTATTCCTGACTGATCTGAGAATTATCCCCGTATTGCTCTCGTAGACCATCGAGTTGCTCGTGCAATTCCGCCTGAATCTCAGCATAGGCAGGATCATCGTACACATTTTTCAGTTCCATGGGATCATTTTTTCTATCGATCAATTCCCACTCGTCGGTATCGAAATAGTAATGAGTCAACTTGTAATCCTGCGTCACAATACTATAGTGACGCTTCACCATATGCACCGATGGATATTCGTAATAATGGTAATAAACTGACTCTCTGGTCCATTCACCTTCTCCTGTCAAGAGTGGTAAAAGGCTTTCTCCCTGCATATCAGAAGGAGCTTCTACTCCCGCCGCTTCCAAAAATGTCTGGGCAAAATCCAGGTTTTGAACCATCTCTGTGGATTGTGTCCCTGCCTTCACTCTGCCCGGCCAAGCCATCAACAAGGGTGTTTTGAAGGATTCATTGTAAACAAATCGCTTATCAAACCAACCGTGCTCGCCTAGGTAAAAGCCTTGATCAGAGGTGTAAACGATAATGGTATTTTCCATCAGTCCATTTTCCTCCAGGTAATCCAGAACTCTTCCTACGTTTTCATCCACGGCTTTAATAGTTCCCAAATAATCCTGCATATAACGCTGATATCTCCATCTCATCTTATCCTCCTCGGTCATAGTAGGGTAAGCTTTTTTGAAGTCCTCGTTCACTTTCATGTAAGCCTTGTCCCAGTTGGCGCGCTGTGATTCATTCAATCTCCCCACTTCACGTTCAAAAGCTCCTTTGTCCCAATTTGAGGTGCCCTCTATCCCCAACTCATCCATTACTTCTGGATATATCTTGGAGTCTCCAGCCCAGTGCATATCTGTCAACAGATTCATTTCTGCTTCTCTCGCTGCCCTTCCTCTCCCCGAATAGTCATCAAATAAGGTCGCCGGTTCCTTGAATGTCCTTTGCGTAAACTCATCCACATGGCGCTCAGCCGGCAGCCACTCTCTGTGCGGAGCCTTATGCAAATACATCAACATAAATGGCTGATCTGCTTTTCTTTCATTCTGAAGCCAATCCAGTGTCATATCGGTCACGATGTCGGTCACATATCCTTCTACCTGAATTTTGCCCTCATTTTTTGTGATAAAATCCGGGTTATAATAGGCTCCTTGCCCAGGTAAAATCTTAAATTGATCAAAGCCCTTTGGATTGTTTCCGAAATGTAATTTCCCGAACATGGCTGTCTGATACCCCGCATCTTGAAGGATCTGAGGGAAGGTAACATTGGTGGTATCAAAAGGAAAATGATTGTCCACCTTGCCGTTGATATGTGAATGCTTACCGGTCAAAATAGTCGCTCGGCTAGGAGCACATATGGAGTTAGTCACAGAAGCATTGGTAAACAACATCCCCATTTCTGCGATTCTGTCAATATTTGGGGTCTCTATGAGTGTGTTATCGTATGCTGAAATCGCCTGGTAGGCATGATCATCAGACATGATGAAGACGATATTGGGCCGCTCGGAGCTCTTTTGCGCTTCCCCACTTTGACCACAGCTTGTAAAGCCCAGTGCCAGAAGCATCACCACTACTAAAGGAGTATATTTATCCATTTCGGTATAATATTAAATGTAACTACGAGGCAAATTAGTGCATTAGCCCAATAATAGAAAATGTTTTCCAAAATTAACCAACTTCAGCAGGGCAAACAACAGGCTTGTTCTAAGCGGTTAGATTCAACCCATAGACACTATTTTTAAGGGAATAAAAAAAATTATGCTAAATAATTAGTGCCAATGCCCTAATTAGACTATTTTAGGGTTTTACTTTCCCAAAATAAACTACCCGGTACCAACCCATGTACAGCCTCAGCGCCATCGACATTTCTGTCATTGCCCTTTATCTGATCGGGATAATTGTCATAGGATTGTGGTATTCCCGCAAGAAAAGACAAAGCAGTGAAGGATACTTCCTGGCCGGAAAAACGCTTACCTGGTCGGTAATAGGTGCCTCTCTTTTTGCATCCAATATCTCCACCGTGCACCTGGTAGGGCTGGCAGAGTCCGGTTTTATCGACGGCATAGTCTGGGGGAATTTCGAATGGTTTTCTTCCTTTGAGCTATTGGTATTGGCATTTCTTTTTATCCCATTCTACCTGCGCACCAAAATCACCACACTTCCCGAATTTCTGGAAAAGCGATACGACCATCGCTCTCGGGTGATTTTAGCCATATTTAGCATCCTGGCTGCCCTATTTATGCATATAGGCGTGAGCTTCTATGCCGGAGCGGTAGTCTTCGAAAAAGTTTTCGGACTGGATATAGTTTTATCCATTCTGATCATAGCTGCGGCCACGGGACTTTATACGATCATAGGGGGCCTTACCTCAGTAGTAGTCACGGAAACCGTGCAGACGGTTATCCTGATTCTAGGATCATTGACCATCACCGTTTTGGCGATTCTGTCGCTGTCTGAGGTAGGAATTCATTCTATGGATGAATTAAAAGCAGTAGTGAGTGAAGACCGATTTCGCGCGGTGGCATTTAATACAGCTGATAAAGGGTTCACATTTCCTGATATGCTCTTTAGCCACCTAATTTTGGGCATTTGGTATTGGTGCACAGATCAGACTATAGTACAGCGTGTATTGGGAGCGAAATCAGAAAATGAGGCCAAGTTGGGAGCTATTTTCGCAGGATTTCTGAAGATATTGCCGGTTTTTATCATGGTGGTTCCGGGAATTTTGGCCTTTGCCTTATTCCGCGATGAAATCGGCGAAGACACCAAGTCGGTACTTCCGGTCATGATCATGAACCTGATGCCTGTTGGGCTGAAAGGACTCATGGTGGCAGCACTGCTCGCAGCGGTGATGAGTTCGGTAGCGGCGGCATTGAACAGCTGCTCCACGCTCTTGGTGTTTGATGTGTTTAAAAGAATCAAACCTGACCTGAGCGAAGTGGCAATGATCAGAATCGGCAGAATATCTGCAGTGGTAGTGCTGATTTCGGCGGTGATCTGGTCACCCTTTCTAGGTGATTTAGGAGCTATTTTTGAGTTGATCAATCAGATGTTTTCCATCTTTGCTCCTTCTATAGTTGCAGTTTTCCTGTTTGGTATTCTATCTCCGAAAGGCACTGCAAAAGCTTCCTTTCTTACTTTACTGCTAGGTAGTTTATTCGCAGGAATAGTCTTTATAGTAGAGAAATACATTCCCATTGCTGGTATTGAAAACTTCATTTCCAGTGAAAATGGCCTTGCCATCAATTGGCTGAGACAAACCATCTATTTCTTCCTCATTTCCAGTTTGATATACTGGAGTGTAAGTTGGTTAGATAAGGAAAAATCCAATATTTCCACTGCGTTTTACCTCAATGTAGAAAAGTCCAGCACCCTAGTCAAGCTACTCAGCGCTGCACTGGTGGCTATTATGCTCTGCTTATATTTAATTTTCTTTTGAATCAACTAAAATGCAAGTCAATCAATTTCCCATGCTTCCAAAAACACCTAGACCGATAGCCATCATAGGAGCAGGCGGGATCGTCACGGATGCCCATTTGCCTGCCTACACACTGGCAGGTTGGCAAGTGATGGGGATTTATGATTTGGATTTTGCCAAAGCTGAAGTTGCGAAAAACAAGTTCTCCATTGTTTCTCGGACATATTCCGACTTATCCGAATTAATTAAAGCTGCGGCTGATCAAAATGCTGTTTTTGACCTAGCCGTCCCAGCAGATCAGATTATCCCGATTCTTAAGCAATTACCAGACGGATCAGCAGTTTTGATCCAGAAACCCATGGGTGAAACTAGCGCTGAAGCAGAAGTCATCCTGGAGCTTTGTGAACTCAAAAACCTGCTATCAGCAGTGAATTTCCAGCTCAAGTTTGCTCCTTACATGCTTGCCTCGAAAGATATGATCCAAAAAGGGCTGCTGGGGAAAATCTATGATCTGGAACTGAAGGTCTGCGTCTATACGCCCTGGCATCTTTGGGGATTTCTGAAAGAAAAGCCTCGTATGGAAGTGCTCTACCATAGTGTTCACTACTTGGACTTGATTCGCTCATTTATGGGAAATCCTACCCGAATCCATGCAAGTGTCCTGAAAAGCCCCAAATCTCCTGATCTGGCAGATGCCAGAAGCAGCATCATATTGGATTATGATGAAGTCACACAAGCTAGAATTCTCACCAATCATGGACATGATTTCGGATCTAAAAACCAAGAATCCTATTTCAAA
This genomic window from Algoriphagus sp. TR-M9 contains:
- a CDS encoding sulfatase → MLLALGFTSCGQSGEAQKSSERPNIVFIMSDDHAYQAISAYDNTLIETPNIDRIAEMGMLFTNASVTNSICAPSRATILTGKHSHINGKVDNHFPFDTTNVTFPQILQDAGYQTAMFGKLHFGNNPKGFDQFKILPGQGAYYNPDFITKNEGKIQVEGYVTDIVTDMTLDWLQNERKADQPFMLMYLHKAPHREWLPAERHVDEFTQRTFKEPATLFDDYSGRGRAAREAEMNLLTDMHWAGDSKIYPEVMDELGIEGTSNWDKGAFEREVGRLNESQRANWDKAYMKVNEDFKKAYPTMTEEDKMRWRYQRYMQDYLGTIKAVDENVGRVLDYLEENGLMENTIIVYTSDQGFYLGEHGWFDKRFVYNESFKTPLLMAWPGRVKAGTQSTEMVQNLDFAQTFLEAAGVEAPSDMQGESLLPLLTGEGEWTRESVYYHYYEYPSVHMVKRHYSIVTQDYKLTHYYFDTDEWELIDRKNDPMELKNVYDDPAYAEIQAELHEQLDGLREQYGDNSQISQEYLDEYLDYLQQNQAYAGAKNKELLDKIFEGRELTNKE
- a CDS encoding sulfatase family protein, with product MKYTQSAFLLLFGTWLFSACQQTTEENKPERPNIIFIMSDDHAYQAISAYDNSLIETPNIDRIADMGILFTEASVTNSICAPSRATILTGLHSHLNGKVDNHYPFDTTNVTFPQLLQNAGYQTAMFGKLHFGNNPKGFDEFKILPGQGDYYNPAFITKNEGRIQTEGYVTDVITDMTLDWLEKDRKKEDPFLLMYLHKAPHRAWYMAERHMEEFTQKSFPEPETLFDDYSGRTSAAAEAEMNILDHMGWSGDNKVFPEVMDKLGISEIGPDKVRFENEMKRMTDSQRANFMKYYTPINEEFEKAYPAMSEEDKMKWKYQRYMQDYLGTIKAVDENVGRLLDYLEANDLMENTIIVYTSDQGFYLGEHGWYDKRFVYDESFKTPLLVAWPGKTKPGTQSDELVQNLDFAQTFLDAAGVEAPAKMQGESMIPLLTGNEDKWTRDAVYYHYYEYPAEHMVNRHYALVTKDYKLIHYYFVEDEWELIDRKKDPKELKNVYDDPAYAAIRADLHGRLEKLREQYQDSTALSQQYIDRLVDDYENGKAYGVGRERVGKVLERWEK
- a CDS encoding Gfo/Idh/MocA family protein is translated as MLPKTPRPIAIIGAGGIVTDAHLPAYTLAGWQVMGIYDLDFAKAEVAKNKFSIVSRTYSDLSELIKAAADQNAVFDLAVPADQIIPILKQLPDGSAVLIQKPMGETSAEAEVILELCELKNLLSAVNFQLKFAPYMLASKDMIQKGLLGKIYDLELKVCVYTPWHLWGFLKEKPRMEVLYHSVHYLDLIRSFMGNPTRIHASVLKSPKSPDLADARSSIILDYDEVTQARILTNHGHDFGSKNQESYFKIEGTKGAIKITIGLSLDYPKGQAPKMEYCLLDNPKGWQEIPLKGGWFPQAFIGSMAALQVTCENPGTHLSNSTADALQTMKLVETVYKASESGGTPFGKIS
- a CDS encoding DUF4163 domain-containing protein: MRYILIGILALGACTQPKTVEEKALEFSTKTYEKEVCVEEDCSKVSVSYPWASGSTASENINSEIEKQILRYFTADSVGGDLEQNATRYLNSYQEFKAEFPDAPGAWTEEIEAQVSYESENTLSIQIDEFNFSGGAHPNSSQYFLNFDKTTGELLSRDQVIFDRDKMLMLAQMEFRKFHQVEDSITLEEDGRFFIPETGFFLPNAIGYRKGKFILSYIPYEIGPYVLGYTELEFAMKEVKGFVRE
- a CDS encoding sodium:solute symporter family transporter; amino-acid sequence: MYSLSAIDISVIALYLIGIIVIGLWYSRKKRQSSEGYFLAGKTLTWSVIGASLFASNISTVHLVGLAESGFIDGIVWGNFEWFSSFELLVLAFLFIPFYLRTKITTLPEFLEKRYDHRSRVILAIFSILAALFMHIGVSFYAGAVVFEKVFGLDIVLSILIIAAATGLYTIIGGLTSVVVTETVQTVILILGSLTITVLAILSLSEVGIHSMDELKAVVSEDRFRAVAFNTADKGFTFPDMLFSHLILGIWYWCTDQTIVQRVLGAKSENEAKLGAIFAGFLKILPVFIMVVPGILAFALFRDEIGEDTKSVLPVMIMNLMPVGLKGLMVAALLAAVMSSVAAALNSCSTLLVFDVFKRIKPDLSEVAMIRIGRISAVVVLISAVIWSPFLGDLGAIFELINQMFSIFAPSIVAVFLFGILSPKGTAKASFLTLLLGSLFAGIVFIVEKYIPIAGIENFISSENGLAINWLRQTIYFFLISSLIYWSVSWLDKEKSNISTAFYLNVEKSSTLVKLLSAALVAIMLCLYLIFF